A single Anopheles arabiensis isolate DONGOLA chromosome 2, AaraD3, whole genome shotgun sequence DNA region contains:
- the LOC120898891 gene encoding ribosomal protein S6 kinase 2 beta-like isoform X5 — MVIDDSYDVQQQQHLTHDHRHAQLHQEQPAQHQYLPHQHHHQHQAHPQSHQYSRQHPVPPAGMVTYAPAHTAAGQQEPLLDGAVVADSGTYRYHRGDSPEPGLVVGAEEAMDLDVTGGGGDLSQLRGDATYPNAGAGGNGGDEHEIDIKDIIREGHEKADPSQFELLKVLGEGSFGKVFLVRKIVGIDAGTLYAMKVLKKATLKVKDRVRSTNERNILADVGHAFIVKLHYAFQTPGKLYLILDFLRGGDLFTRLSKEVMFTEEDVKFYLAELALALNHLHSIGIIYRDLKPENILLDQDGHIALTDFGLSKQPLNGSKTYSFCGTVEYMAPEVVNRKGHTFAADWWSFGVLMFEMLTGNLPFHGSNRNDTMNQILKTKLGMPENLSPEAQSLLRALFKRNPQNRLGAGPNGIEDIKRHEFFANVDWDAFERKEVRPPFIPAVSRDDAFYFDSEYTNKSPKDSPGGPVSASAHEIFRGFSFIAPGLLDEQPNFANGSNMVMQQQPASRSPFSNEIPGVKPVAFGDEYNLMEELGRGTFSICRMCEHRTTKKHYAVKIIDKSYHDCREEVEILLRYGNHPNIVTLYGVHEDASYVYLVMELLKGGELLDRILAIHFMAEQEASAVLRTVVSAVAYLHEHGVVHRDLKPSNLLYASVNHTPESLKLCDLGFAKQLRADNGLLMTPCYTANFVAPEVLKKQGYDLACDIWSLGVLLYIMLDGKTPFASTPNDSPDMILARIGSGKVDLETGKWPTISDEVKDLLRQMLHIVPSRRPTAAQILRHPWLSRSGPRLMYNTVGTQHATSERPMVVEPQDTKPACVNTEAIKGAVHATFRAISSPQAANLGPVGMSDLARRRMDKMNHS, encoded by the exons ATGGTCATCGACGATAGCTATGatgtccagcagcagcaacatctaACCCATGACCACCGCCATGCTCAGCTTCACCAGGAGCAGCCCGCACAGCATCAATACCTTccccatcaacatcatcatcaacatcaagcCCATCCTCAATCGCACCAGTACAGCCGGCAGCACCCAGTGCCTCCCGCGGGAATGGTTACCTATGCTCCAGCGCATACAGCCGCTGGCCAGCAAGAGCCGCTGCTAGATGGAGCTGTTGTAGCTGATAGTGGCACTTATCGCTACCATCGTGGCGATTCGCCCGAACCCGGTTTGGTTGTTGGTGCCGAGGAAGCAATGGATCTGGATGTAACCGGAGGTGGAGGTGACCTGTCACAGCTGAGAGGCGACGCCACGTACCCTAACGCAGGGGCGGGAGGGAACGGTGGGGACGAGCATGAGATTGACATTAAGGACATTATACGGGAGGGGCACGAAAAGGCCGATCCGTCACAGTTCGAGCTGCTGAAGGTGCTCGGCGAAGGTTCGTTCGGCAAGGTGTTTCTGGTGCGGAAGATTGTCGGCATCGATGCGGGGACGCTGTATGCGATGAAA GTACTAAAGAAGGCAACGCTGAAGGTGAAGGACCGTGTGAGAAGTACGAACGAGCGGAACATCCTGGCTGACGTGGGCCACGCATTTATCGTTAAGCTGCACTATGCCTTCCAGACGCCCGGCAAGCTGTACCTTATACTGGACTTCTTGCGTGGCGGTGACCTGTTTACGCGCTTGAGCAAGGAGGTGATGTTTACCGAGGAAGACGTCAAGTTTTACCTGGCCGAGCTGGCCCTGGCGCTGAACCATCTGCACAGCATCGGCATCATCTATCGCGATCTAAAACCGGAAAACATTCTTCTGGATCAG GACGGCCATATAGCTTTAACGGATTTTGGGCTCTCAAAGCAACCGCTGAATGGATCGAAAACGTACAGCTTCTGCGGCACGGTGGAGTACATGGCGCCGGAAGTTGTCAACCGGAAGGGACACACTTTTGCAGCGGACTGGTGGTCGTTCGGCGTGCTAATG TTTGAAATGCTGACGGGCAATCTGCCATTCCACGGTAGCAATCGAAATGACACAATGAACCAGATCCTCAAAACAAAGCTCGGCATGCCGGAAAACTTAAGTCCCGAGGCGCAAAGTTTGCTGCGCGCCCTGTTCAAACGCAATCCCCAGAATCGACTCGGGGCGGGTCCGAACGGCATTGAGGACATCAAGCGGCACGAATTTTTCGCCAACGTCGATTGGGATGCGTTCGAACGCAAGGAGGTTCGGCCACCGTTCATTCCTGCCGTTTCTAGGGACGATGCGTTCTACTTTGACTCCGAATACACGAACAAATCACCAAA AGACTCGCCCGGTGGCCCCGTCAGTGCGAGTGCTCATGAGATCTTCCGTGGCTTTAGCTTTATCGCACCGGGCCTGCTGGACGAGCAGCCAAACTTTGCCAACGGAAGCAACATGGTGATGCAACAGCAGCCCGCTTCTCGGTCACCGTTCTCGAACGAAATACCGGGCGTGAAGCCTGTCGCGTTCGGTGACGAGTACAACTTGATGGAGGAACTTGGCCGCGGAACGTTCTCAATCTGCCGGATGTGTGAACATCGCACAACGAAGAAACATTACGCGGTTAAG ATAATTGACAAATCTTATCACGATTGTCGCGAGGAGGTCGAGATTTTGCTTCGGTACGGCAATCATCCCAACATTGTGACGCTGTACGGTGTGCACGAGGATGCGAGCTACGTGTACCTGGTGATGGAGCTGCTGAAGGGAGGCGAACTGTTGGACCGCATTCTGGCGATCCATTTTATGGCCGAGCAGGAGGCCAGTGCCGTGTTGCGGACGGTCGTGTCGGCAGTCGCCTACCTGCACGAGCATGGTGTCGTGCACCGGGATCTAAAGCCATCGAATTTGCTGTACGCCTCGGTCAACCATACGCCCGAATCGTTGAAGCTGTGCGATCTCGGCTTTGCCAAGCAACTCCGAGCGGACAATGGACTGCTGATGACCCCGTGCTACACGGCCAACTTCGTCGCACCGGAAGTGCTGAAGAAACAGGGCTACGATCTGGCGTGCGATATCTGGTCGCTGGGCGTGCTGCTCTACATTATGCTCGATGGAAAGACACCGTTTGCTAGCACTCCGAACGACTCGCCAGATATGATTCTAGCgcgaattggttccggaaagGTCGATTTAGAAACGGGC AAATGGCCCACGATATCGGATGAAGTGAAGGATCTGCTGCGCCAGATGCTACACATCGTACCTTCGAGGCGTCCGACGGCCGCTCAAATCCTGCGACATCCGTGGCTATCGCGAAGCGGGCCGCGGCTAATGTACAATACGGTAGGGACCCAACATGCTACCAGCGAACGGCCGATGGTCGTGGAACCGCAGGACACAAAGCCAGCGTGCGTAAATACCGAAGCCATCAAGGGAGCGGTCCATGCAACATTCCGTGCGATATCCTCGCCCCAGGCAGCCAATCTGGGACCGGTCGGAATGTCTGATCTGGCGCGAAGGCGAATGGATAAGATGAATCATTCCTAA